A genome region from Vibrio tapetis subsp. tapetis includes the following:
- a CDS encoding iron-sulfur cluster assembly accessory protein → MTSSKTDIASFSLQDEEWQGISLTPSAAKRISQLSMDDIFIMLSVKPSGCTGYAYVLDQVSVCESKTTATSDKDKLRFESHGCSFYVALEAMPFVDGTEIDYVREGLNQTFVYHNPNVTAECGCGESFGV, encoded by the coding sequence ATGACTTCTTCAAAGACAGATATTGCCAGCTTTTCTCTTCAGGATGAAGAATGGCAGGGGATTTCACTGACCCCATCCGCCGCAAAACGAATTTCTCAACTTTCTATGGACGACATTTTCATCATGCTTTCGGTTAAACCTTCTGGTTGTACTGGGTATGCCTATGTATTGGATCAAGTTTCGGTTTGTGAATCGAAAACGACCGCCACGTCGGATAAAGATAAATTACGATTCGAATCTCATGGCTGTTCTTTTTATGTCGCATTAGAGGCGATGCCATTTGTGGATGGCACTGAAATTGATTACGTACGTGAAGGGCTTAATCAGACTTTTGTTTATCACAACCCCAACGTGACAGCCGAGTGTGGCTGTGGCGAGAGTTTTGGTGTTTAA
- a CDS encoding glutaredoxin domain-containing protein, with protein sequence MNIDMFSKEDCSQCTMAANWLQQQGYDIRHLKLNVDFDRETLLSLFPSARTYPQFRLDGRLIGDLNALKQQLSFACEAQF encoded by the coding sequence ATGAACATTGATATGTTTAGCAAGGAAGATTGTTCGCAATGTACGATGGCCGCCAACTGGTTACAGCAGCAGGGCTACGACATTCGTCATTTAAAACTTAACGTCGATTTTGATAGGGAAACCTTGTTGTCGTTATTTCCAAGCGCAAGAACTTATCCGCAGTTTCGCCTTGATGGCCGCCTGATCGGGGATCTTAACGCCCTAAAGCAGCAGCTTTCTTTTGCTTGTGAAGCGCAATTTTAG
- a CDS encoding ribonucleotide-diphosphate reductase subunit beta: MIVKNKFSLFPIQYEEIWQAYKTHEAAFWTTEELDFAQDIPDLAKLTDGELHFIRHVLAFFAQSEGMINENLLTRFYGEIEIAEARCFLALQAFNEVIHAETYALQLETYIPDIEERERLFNAIDNVPTVKRKADWVMRWISSDKPLAMRLIAFGLVEGLFFAGSFCAIYYFRKRGLLAGLAASNDLIARDEGLHFSFSALLFKTLGQGQVSQAEFEEICREAVSIEKEFVTEALPVGLIGMNAELMCQYIEYTADVIAGLFRFEKIYGAENPFDYMRLLDMEGKTNFFEKRVTEYKRPQDRQLAFDADF, encoded by the coding sequence ATGATTGTTAAGAATAAATTCAGCCTTTTTCCTATTCAATATGAAGAAATCTGGCAGGCGTATAAAACCCATGAAGCGGCATTTTGGACCACAGAAGAGCTCGATTTTGCCCAAGACATTCCCGACTTAGCCAAACTGACCGATGGCGAGCTGCACTTTATCCGTCACGTTCTGGCCTTCTTTGCTCAAAGTGAGGGCATGATTAACGAAAACTTGTTAACCCGATTTTATGGCGAAATCGAGATAGCCGAAGCTCGGTGTTTTCTCGCTTTGCAAGCGTTTAACGAAGTGATTCATGCCGAGACTTATGCATTGCAGCTAGAAACCTACATCCCGGATATTGAAGAGCGAGAAAGGCTATTTAACGCCATAGACAACGTGCCAACAGTAAAGCGTAAAGCCGATTGGGTGATGCGGTGGATATCATCCGATAAACCGCTGGCGATGAGGTTGATTGCTTTTGGTTTGGTTGAAGGGCTGTTTTTCGCAGGCAGTTTTTGTGCCATTTACTACTTTAGGAAACGGGGTTTGTTGGCAGGGTTAGCGGCGAGTAATGACTTGATTGCTCGCGACGAGGGCCTGCATTTTAGCTTTTCTGCTTTGTTGTTCAAAACCCTCGGACAAGGGCAAGTTAGCCAAGCTGAATTTGAAGAAATTTGCCGTGAAGCTGTCTCGATTGAAAAAGAGTTTGTGACCGAAGCCTTGCCCGTCGGATTGATTGGTATGAATGCCGAATTGATGTGTCAGTACATTGAATATACGGCGGATGTGATCGCAGGGCTATTCCGTTTCGAGAAGATATACGGAGCCGAAAACCCGTTTGATTATATGAGGTTACTCGATATGGAAGGAAAAACTAATTTCTTCGAGAAACGGGTCACGGAGTACAAACGCCCACAAGATCGCCAACTGGCGTTCGATGCGGACTTTTAA
- the sufB gene encoding Fe-S cluster assembly protein SufB — protein MTAIDIQPEVKQALNSESYKEGFFTHLNNDTLEKGINENVVRAISQKRNEPEWMLEFRLAAFKTWLEMEEPHWLKAQYEGLDYQNYSYYSAPKCGGCSDDDTETSLGESPQDGSNAFLTKEVEAAFEQLGVPVREGKEVAVDAIFDSVSVTTTYREELSELGIIFCSFSEAIQEYPKLVQRYLGSVVPPKDNFFAALNAAVASDGSFIYILPGVHCPRELSTYFRINQAKTGQFERTILVADEGSYVSYIEGCSAPVRDTYQLHAAVVEVVILKDAEVKYSTVQNWFSGSEENDGGILNFVTKRAVCEGTNSKMSWTQSETGSAITWKYPSVILKGDNSVGEFFSVALTNGNQQADTGTKMIHIGKNTKSTIISKGISAGKSENSYRGLVKVLPTAEGARNFTQCDSMLIGADCGAHTFPYVEVKNSSAQIEHEATTSRIGEDQLFYCVQRGISEDDAISMIVNGFCKDVFSELPLEFAIEAQKLLSISLEHSVG, from the coding sequence ATGACTGCAATAGATATTCAGCCGGAAGTAAAACAAGCCTTAAATAGTGAAAGCTACAAAGAAGGCTTTTTCACTCATTTGAATAACGACACCCTTGAGAAAGGGATTAATGAAAACGTCGTGCGCGCTATTTCCCAAAAGCGCAATGAACCTGAATGGATGCTCGAATTTCGACTGGCCGCTTTCAAAACGTGGCTTGAAATGGAGGAGCCTCATTGGCTTAAAGCGCAGTACGAAGGGCTCGATTACCAAAATTACAGTTATTATTCTGCGCCAAAATGTGGTGGTTGCTCAGACGATGATACAGAGACGTCGCTGGGTGAAAGCCCACAGGATGGCTCCAATGCGTTTCTGACAAAAGAAGTTGAAGCGGCATTTGAGCAGCTCGGCGTGCCAGTGAGAGAAGGCAAAGAGGTGGCTGTTGATGCCATTTTTGATTCCGTATCCGTTACCACAACGTATCGTGAAGAGTTAAGTGAGCTTGGTATTATCTTCTGTTCATTTAGTGAAGCCATTCAAGAATACCCGAAACTCGTTCAGCGTTACTTGGGGTCGGTTGTGCCGCCCAAAGACAACTTCTTTGCCGCGTTAAATGCCGCGGTCGCCTCTGATGGTTCGTTTATTTATATTCTTCCTGGGGTGCATTGCCCGCGAGAACTCTCTACCTACTTTAGGATCAATCAAGCTAAAACCGGCCAATTTGAGCGCACCATTTTGGTAGCTGATGAAGGTTCTTATGTCAGTTATATCGAAGGCTGTTCAGCTCCGGTCAGAGACACTTATCAATTACACGCGGCCGTTGTCGAGGTGGTGATTTTAAAAGACGCCGAAGTCAAATATTCCACGGTTCAAAATTGGTTCTCAGGTTCGGAAGAAAACGACGGCGGTATTTTGAATTTCGTCACCAAGCGAGCGGTGTGTGAAGGGACGAATAGCAAGATGTCTTGGACACAATCGGAAACGGGATCGGCGATCACTTGGAAATACCCCAGTGTCATTTTAAAAGGTGACAATTCCGTTGGTGAATTCTTTTCTGTTGCTTTAACAAATGGTAACCAACAGGCCGACACAGGCACCAAGATGATCCACATTGGTAAGAACACAAAATCGACCATCATTTCTAAAGGTATCTCGGCGGGTAAAAGCGAAAATAGCTATCGCGGTTTAGTGAAGGTGCTGCCAACCGCAGAGGGAGCGCGTAATTTTACTCAGTGTGATTCCATGCTCATTGGAGCCGATTGTGGTGCTCATACCTTCCCTTACGTGGAAGTAAAAAACAGTTCCGCTCAAATAGAACACGAAGCCACCACCTCTCGCATCGGTGAAGACCAACTCTTCTATTGTGTGCAACGAGGCATCAGCGAAGACGATGCAATCTCTATGATTGTGAATGGCTTCTGCAAAGATGTTTTTTCCGAACTTCCTCTCGAATTTGCTATAGAAGCGCAAAAACTGCTGTCTATTAGCTTAGAACACAGCGTGGGTTAA
- a CDS encoding ribonucleoside-diphosphate reductase subunit alpha: protein MDVIKRDGRVEKASLDKVTRRAEAMADGLKVEPISVAQKVVSGLYDGIKVTQIDVFLSETAASLAAEHPDYSKLAARVLVSSLQKETSGFLHATERLSAIGLLSAEYTAQVRKYGEILTDLIDYQRDYDFDYFGFKTLERSYLLKIDGVIVERPQDMYLRVAIAVAGDDIGEIKQLYDMLSLGFYTHATPTLFNAGLKMQQLSSCFLLGMQEDSISGIYDTLKDCALISKSAGGIGLHIHNIRASGAPILGTNGISNGIIPMLKVFNKTARYVDQGGGKRKGSFAIYLEPWHADIESFLDLRKNHGKEEFRARDLFLSLWVPDLFMERVEQDGEWTLFSEHNAKGLSDVYGEEFVELYQQYEQQGLGIKTIKARQLMTQIIESQAETGTPYMLYKDACNTKSNQQNIGTIKSSNLCAEIMEVSSGKETAACNLASIALPKFVRRGAFNFEELHRVTKIAIKNLDRVIEVNYHPTDKIEAANHAHRPVGLGIQGLADVFFMLNLPYTSDSAKALNRDIAETMYHAALQASSERAEQLGAYSSFDGSPASQGVFQFDMWDTTPSERWDWKALKQQVVTHGLRNSLLIAQMPTAPTAQILGNTEAFEAQTNNIYKRQTLSGEFILINKHLVSALEAKGLWTPEIRDSIIANNGSVQDLASIPDEMKEVYRSVWEISQKDIIEMSADRGPYVCQSQSLNLWLASPTFAQINAMHFYAWKSGLKTGMYYLRTKPSTNAVKMTVNVEDEDCLNCGA from the coding sequence ATGGACGTTATAAAAAGAGATGGTCGAGTAGAGAAAGCAAGCCTTGATAAAGTCACAAGACGCGCAGAAGCCATGGCCGATGGATTGAAGGTAGAACCGATTTCGGTTGCTCAGAAGGTGGTATCGGGTCTGTATGATGGCATTAAGGTGACACAAATTGATGTGTTCCTATCAGAGACGGCTGCAAGCCTCGCAGCGGAGCATCCTGATTACTCAAAGTTGGCGGCAAGAGTGTTGGTCAGTTCGTTGCAAAAAGAAACGTCAGGTTTCTTGCATGCAACGGAACGGCTTTCAGCCATTGGCTTGCTTTCCGCTGAATACACGGCGCAAGTGCGTAAGTATGGTGAGATCCTAACTGACCTTATTGACTATCAAAGAGATTATGATTTTGATTACTTTGGATTCAAAACTCTTGAGCGTTCCTACTTACTGAAAATCGATGGCGTGATTGTCGAACGGCCTCAAGACATGTATTTGAGAGTTGCCATCGCGGTCGCAGGCGATGATATTGGTGAGATCAAGCAGCTATACGATATGTTAAGCCTTGGTTTTTATACTCATGCTACCCCAACTCTTTTTAATGCTGGCCTTAAAATGCAGCAGCTTTCTTCCTGTTTCTTACTGGGTATGCAAGAAGACTCCATTTCAGGTATCTACGATACACTCAAGGACTGCGCTTTGATCTCCAAGTCTGCGGGTGGCATTGGCTTACACATTCACAATATTCGCGCATCAGGTGCGCCAATTTTGGGCACCAATGGTATCTCGAATGGCATCATTCCAATGCTAAAAGTGTTTAATAAGACCGCACGGTATGTCGACCAAGGTGGCGGCAAGCGAAAGGGCTCTTTTGCGATTTATCTTGAACCTTGGCATGCCGACATCGAATCGTTTTTGGACTTAAGAAAGAATCACGGTAAAGAAGAGTTTCGAGCGCGTGATCTGTTCTTGTCACTTTGGGTGCCTGACTTGTTTATGGAAAGGGTTGAGCAAGACGGTGAATGGACACTCTTTAGCGAACATAATGCCAAAGGTTTGTCGGACGTTTATGGTGAAGAGTTTGTGGAACTTTACCAACAATACGAACAACAAGGCTTGGGCATTAAAACGATTAAGGCGCGCCAGTTGATGACTCAAATCATTGAGTCTCAGGCTGAAACTGGCACGCCTTACATGCTCTACAAAGACGCATGTAATACCAAATCTAACCAGCAGAACATTGGCACCATTAAGTCCAGTAACTTGTGCGCGGAGATCATGGAAGTATCCAGTGGCAAAGAGACCGCGGCCTGTAATCTGGCGTCGATAGCGTTGCCTAAATTTGTTCGGCGCGGCGCGTTTAATTTTGAAGAACTGCATCGCGTTACCAAAATTGCCATTAAGAACTTAGATCGGGTGATTGAGGTTAACTATCATCCAACCGATAAAATTGAAGCGGCAAATCACGCTCATAGGCCAGTGGGTTTGGGTATTCAAGGCTTAGCCGATGTGTTCTTCATGCTCAATTTGCCTTATACCAGCGACAGTGCCAAAGCGTTGAATCGCGATATTGCCGAAACCATGTATCACGCCGCCTTACAAGCATCGAGTGAAAGGGCAGAGCAATTAGGTGCTTACAGCAGTTTTGATGGTAGCCCGGCAAGCCAAGGTGTTTTTCAGTTTGATATGTGGGACACCACACCGTCGGAGCGTTGGGATTGGAAAGCGCTCAAGCAGCAAGTAGTGACTCACGGTTTAAGGAATTCATTGCTAATAGCGCAAATGCCAACTGCGCCTACTGCGCAGATATTGGGTAATACAGAAGCGTTTGAGGCGCAAACGAACAACATCTATAAGCGACAAACACTCTCTGGTGAGTTCATTCTCATTAACAAACATCTGGTGTCGGCGTTAGAGGCCAAAGGACTTTGGACGCCAGAGATCCGCGACAGCATCATTGCCAATAATGGCTCAGTTCAAGATCTTGCGAGCATCCCCGATGAGATGAAAGAGGTCTACCGTTCCGTGTGGGAGATTTCGCAAAAAGACATCATTGAAATGTCGGCAGACAGAGGGCCGTACGTTTGTCAGTCCCAAAGTTTGAACCTCTGGTTGGCCTCACCGACCTTCGCTCAAATTAACGCCATGCATTTCTATGCTTGGAAATCGGGCTTGAAGACAGGGATGTATTACCTACGGACTAAACCTTCAACTAACGCGGTCAAAATGACGGTGAACGTAGAAGATGAAGACTGCCTAAACTGCGGCGCATAG
- a CDS encoding patatin family protein, producing the protein MNEKALIVEGGAMRGIFASGVLDAFMEENYLPYDFAIGVSAGASNLVGYLSQAPKRSHQVITSMATDKTFFNPTRFAKGGNLVDVKWLWEESNRRYPIACDVLFSSIPMYAALTNIETGHADYYQIKPGNLSNIIEATTALPIAYREPPCFSGGCYTDGGVADSIPVREAYRRGARDITVILSHPLSYQMKPAKHPWLLKRVLSKYPNIAESMLVRASNYNQSLDFIRHPPKDATIRVIAPPENFAVKRLTMSRPILDQGYQMGLTAGREHLDIQSGKYGLHEENCHFCF; encoded by the coding sequence ATGAATGAAAAAGCCTTAATCGTAGAAGGGGGAGCAATGCGAGGCATATTTGCCAGCGGTGTTCTCGATGCCTTTATGGAAGAGAATTACCTCCCCTATGACTTTGCTATTGGTGTGTCTGCGGGAGCGTCCAATTTGGTTGGCTACTTATCTCAAGCGCCTAAGCGTAGCCACCAAGTCATCACTTCTATGGCAACGGATAAAACATTCTTTAATCCGACTCGGTTTGCGAAAGGTGGAAATTTAGTCGACGTGAAATGGTTATGGGAGGAGTCTAACCGACGCTATCCCATCGCTTGTGATGTGCTATTTAGCAGCATTCCGATGTACGCGGCTTTAACCAACATTGAAACAGGTCATGCCGACTACTATCAAATCAAACCCGGTAATCTATCGAATATTATCGAAGCGACCACAGCGCTTCCTATCGCGTATCGGGAACCCCCGTGTTTCTCTGGTGGGTGTTATACCGACGGTGGCGTGGCCGATTCGATCCCAGTCAGAGAAGCTTATCGTCGTGGGGCGCGAGACATTACCGTCATTCTCTCTCACCCTCTGAGCTATCAAATGAAACCGGCAAAGCACCCTTGGCTTCTAAAGCGTGTGTTATCAAAGTACCCGAATATCGCCGAATCGATGCTAGTAAGAGCCAGCAACTATAATCAATCATTAGACTTCATTCGTCATCCTCCTAAGGACGCGACGATACGAGTCATCGCTCCACCGGAGAATTTTGCCGTTAAGCGCTTAACGATGAGTCGTCCGATCTTAGATCAAGGCTATCAAATGGGCCTCACTGCAGGTCGTGAGCATTTAGACATCCAAAGCGGCAAGTACGGACTCCATGAAGAAAACTGCCACTTTTGTTTTTAA